A region of Paenibacillus sp. JNUCC-31 DNA encodes the following proteins:
- a CDS encoding carbohydrate ABC transporter permease: MAKSIKGSIPHVLLMLYLIAILFPFLFVIFSSFKQDNNEIALNPFGLPSTWVFNNYVEAWVNAKIGTYFWNSMYISVLSSAGTIVLGAMFAFAITRMRHRKWSMVLYSLILAGMLIPNNALMLPIYLLVRKLGILDTHLALIIPYVANAIPFTIIILAAFMRSLPGEIEEAAVMDGLRAPGIFARIVIPLTVPAIVTVFIVNFLGNWNEFLLANYFLSTDKLRTLPVGMVQFRDQYQMNYAQMSAGIVYSVVPVIVIYAVLQEKIIEGVTAGSVKG, encoded by the coding sequence ATGGCAAAAAGCATAAAAGGCAGTATACCTCATGTGTTGTTAATGCTTTATTTGATTGCAATTCTGTTTCCCTTTTTATTCGTAATCTTCTCATCATTCAAACAGGATAACAACGAGATTGCACTGAATCCGTTCGGTCTGCCTTCAACCTGGGTGTTTAACAATTACGTGGAGGCCTGGGTGAACGCCAAGATCGGAACGTATTTCTGGAACAGTATGTACATATCAGTCTTGTCCTCTGCCGGAACCATTGTGCTGGGAGCGATGTTTGCTTTTGCCATCACCCGGATGAGACACCGCAAATGGAGTATGGTTCTATACAGTCTCATTCTCGCGGGCATGCTGATTCCAAACAATGCACTTATGCTGCCCATATATTTGCTGGTACGCAAGCTGGGCATCTTGGATACACATCTGGCGCTGATTATTCCTTATGTTGCGAATGCGATTCCGTTCACGATTATTATTCTGGCAGCCTTTATGCGATCACTTCCTGGAGAAATTGAGGAAGCCGCAGTAATGGATGGGTTGAGGGCTCCGGGTATCTTTGCTAGAATAGTGATACCCCTTACAGTTCCGGCCATAGTAACGGTGTTTATCGTGAATTTCCTCGGCAACTGGAACGAATTTTTACTCGCCAACTATTTCTTATCCACCGATAAACTGCGTACCCTGCCTGTCGGCATGGTCCAGTTTCGTGATCAGTATCAGATGAATTATGCGCAAATGTCAGCAGGAATTGTATACAGTGTTGTACCGGTTATTGTGATTTACGCTGTGCTTCAGGAGAAAATTATTGAAGGTGTAACGGCGGGCAGTGTCAAAGGATAA
- a CDS encoding carbohydrate ABC transporter permease, protein MNTSLRSPLIYTLFVLPALILFIMFFLYPIGSSLYYSLTSWNGVSAEPRFVGLSNYAKALTDERFWISTRNNGFFIAFSVLIQVPIIVLFSLLIANVKKLKGLYKTAVFLPSIMSTAVIGILWGFIYEPNIGLLNQLLEVVGISPVYWLSDNRFAMISILVTNAWQWTGFYIVMVLAAILAIPKDLDEAAAIDGATAVQRAFKITLPLIKPIISVVVMLSIAGAMKAADIVLVMTKGGPAGSTEVLATYMIKYAITNFKYGYGNTIAVLIFALTLVLTAVYQLLVARRNERVEY, encoded by the coding sequence ATGAATACTTCACTCCGCAGCCCTCTGATCTATACGTTGTTTGTGTTGCCGGCCTTGATCCTGTTTATTATGTTTTTCCTGTATCCTATCGGCAGTTCACTTTATTATAGTCTGACCAGTTGGAACGGGGTATCCGCAGAGCCGCGTTTTGTGGGGCTTTCGAATTACGCAAAGGCACTGACAGACGAACGGTTTTGGATTTCCACTCGCAATAATGGTTTCTTTATCGCATTTTCCGTGTTGATTCAGGTACCTATTATTGTGCTTTTTTCACTGCTTATTGCGAACGTTAAGAAACTGAAGGGATTGTACAAGACGGCTGTCTTTTTACCGTCCATTATGTCAACAGCAGTCATCGGTATTCTGTGGGGATTCATCTACGAGCCCAACATTGGCCTGTTGAATCAGCTGCTTGAAGTCGTCGGTATTTCCCCGGTCTATTGGTTGTCCGATAACCGGTTCGCAATGATATCCATTCTCGTAACTAACGCTTGGCAGTGGACGGGATTCTATATTGTCATGGTTTTGGCGGCCATTCTGGCTATTCCCAAGGATCTGGATGAAGCGGCGGCTATTGATGGAGCCACTGCGGTACAGCGAGCGTTTAAAATTACGTTGCCATTAATCAAACCGATCATTTCCGTTGTGGTCATGTTGTCCATTGCAGGAGCGATGAAAGCAGCGGATATTGTGCTGGTTATGACCAAAGGCGGGCCCGCAGGATCTACCGAAGTGCTTGCCACGTATATGATCAAATATGCGATTACCAATTTTAAATACGGTTATGGAAACACGATTGCGGTTCTGATCTTTGCTCTGACGCTTGTGCTCACCGCGGTGTATCAGTTGCTGGTGGCGAGACGCAACGAAAGGGTGGAATATTGA
- a CDS encoding extracellular solute-binding protein encodes MKKGMTLLLSLLLITSWTLAGCSSSSSEPQQGGGKAPAETSKEPVEMLLRHTQVGADKQKRLAILQDVVGKVESEVPNLTFTLDGVESDVNRKEKLRGEMAAGNPPDIFELFGSPDSKVYAKEGMLLDLTPILQELGIQDQFSSLEPFTYEGKVYGLPIGGSGEGFFYNKEYFTQKGWKAPTTMAELDNMLAEIKADGKVPLASASKAGWVPLMLTNHLWSRYAGPDITAKFATGEAKWTDPGVVAGFAKHKEWVDKGYFKKGELGFEYAEYTTQFTSGEAILMYDGTWKSSVFKEGQSGESLIGKVGFFNMPPVENGAGDQTALMRDVNNGYGFSAAVADDPQKLAAVKAFIKNFYNEDMQVRGLVEDGVLPAMKLDEKVLTDSITDDLMKEIVAVLNASQTSFPAFDALVQADVTTEISNLQIQKLVGGQTTPEKMAEELQKVQEEANASVE; translated from the coding sequence ATGAAAAAAGGAATGACATTACTGCTTTCATTATTACTTATCACTTCATGGACTTTGGCGGGATGTTCGAGCTCAAGTAGTGAACCGCAGCAAGGAGGCGGCAAAGCGCCTGCGGAGACGAGCAAGGAGCCGGTTGAGATGCTTCTCCGTCACACCCAGGTGGGCGCCGACAAACAAAAAAGGCTGGCCATTCTGCAGGACGTCGTGGGCAAAGTAGAGAGCGAGGTACCCAATCTGACCTTTACGCTGGACGGAGTCGAATCTGATGTGAACCGCAAGGAGAAGCTTCGCGGGGAGATGGCTGCAGGCAATCCACCGGATATCTTCGAATTGTTCGGTAGCCCGGACTCCAAAGTGTATGCCAAGGAAGGCATGTTGCTGGATCTCACGCCCATTCTGCAAGAGTTGGGTATTCAGGACCAATTCTCATCACTTGAACCATTCACCTATGAAGGCAAAGTGTATGGACTTCCAATTGGGGGCTCCGGTGAAGGTTTCTTCTACAATAAAGAGTATTTTACACAAAAAGGTTGGAAAGCGCCTACAACGATGGCTGAGCTCGACAACATGCTGGCCGAGATCAAGGCTGATGGCAAAGTACCACTCGCTTCAGCTTCCAAGGCTGGCTGGGTTCCGCTTATGTTAACGAACCATCTGTGGTCCCGTTACGCTGGACCTGATATTACGGCGAAATTTGCGACAGGCGAAGCCAAGTGGACTGACCCGGGCGTTGTTGCAGGGTTTGCGAAGCATAAAGAATGGGTGGATAAAGGCTATTTCAAAAAAGGTGAACTTGGCTTCGAATATGCGGAGTACACCACTCAATTCACGAGCGGTGAAGCCATTCTGATGTATGACGGAACTTGGAAATCTTCTGTTTTCAAGGAAGGGCAAAGCGGAGAATCGCTAATTGGCAAGGTTGGTTTCTTCAATATGCCTCCGGTAGAGAACGGTGCTGGAGATCAAACAGCTTTGATGCGTGACGTAAATAATGGATACGGTTTCTCCGCAGCAGTTGCGGATGACCCGCAGAAACTTGCGGCAGTTAAAGCGTTTATTAAGAACTTCTACAACGAAGATATGCAAGTGCGCGGGCTCGTAGAAGATGGTGTGTTACCAGCGATGAAGCTGGATGAAAAAGTGCTGACAGACAGCATCACCGACGATTTGATGAAAGAAATCGTAGCTGTGCTCAATGCATCCCAGACTTCGTTCCCGGCATTTGATGCCCTCGTACAGGCGGATGTAACCACCGAGATCAGCAATCTGCAAATTCAGAAGCTGGTTGGTGGACAGACCACTCCTGAGAAGATGGCGGAAGAACTGCAAAAAGTTCAGGAAGAGGCTAATGCTTCAGTCGAATAA
- the pflA gene encoding pyruvate formate-lyase-activating protein: MVNGHIHSLETFGTVDGPGIRFVLFMQGCLLKCQYCHNPDTWALDGGKEMSVEEVLAEIEPYLSYYRSSGGGLTVSGGEPTLQAHFVAEVFKEAKRRWGLHTTLDSNGFNEPDRIHDLLDNTDLVLLDLKHINDEKHIKLTGKSNERTLRTAQWLSDNGRKMWIRHVYVPGIHNEEEDLLNLGRFIGTLNGVEKFEILPYHQMGIYKWQALGKAYPLEGVPSPSDEEVERAYRLIEQGRSETASVTCSN; the protein is encoded by the coding sequence ATGGTTAACGGACATATTCATTCACTCGAAACTTTCGGGACGGTTGACGGCCCAGGCATCCGCTTCGTGCTTTTTATGCAGGGATGTCTGCTCAAATGCCAATATTGTCACAACCCAGATACTTGGGCATTGGACGGTGGTAAGGAAATGAGCGTGGAGGAGGTACTGGCCGAGATTGAGCCATACTTGTCATACTATCGCAGCTCTGGTGGCGGACTCACCGTATCTGGTGGGGAGCCTACATTGCAGGCTCATTTTGTAGCCGAGGTCTTCAAGGAAGCGAAACGGCGCTGGGGTTTGCACACCACGCTGGACAGCAACGGGTTCAATGAACCGGATCGCATTCATGATTTATTAGATAACACGGACCTGGTTTTACTCGATCTGAAGCACATCAATGATGAGAAACATATCAAACTGACAGGCAAATCCAACGAGAGAACGTTGCGCACCGCACAGTGGTTATCGGACAATGGACGAAAAATGTGGATTCGACACGTGTATGTGCCAGGGATTCACAATGAGGAAGAGGATTTGCTCAATCTGGGGCGGTTTATCGGAACGCTCAATGGAGTCGAGAAGTTCGAAATCTTGCCTTATCATCAGATGGGTATCTACAAATGGCAGGCGCTGGGGAAAGCTTATCCGCTCGAAGGTGTTCCTTCTCCGAGTGATGAGGAAGTAGAACGGGCATATCGTTTGATTGAACAAGGTCGCTCCGAAACAGCAAGCGTCACTTGCTCTAATTAA
- the pflB gene encoding formate C-acetyltransferase, whose product MSVIEKDVKQQTGWRNFTKGTWTKSVDVNDFLTHNLSPYYGDEAFLTGATQNTKELWDIVSDLTKKERDNGGVLDVDVNTPATIVSHQPGYLDQTKEQIVGVQTDAPFKRSIQPTGGIRMMIDACEAYGFELPQGVIDIFTNIRKTHNQGVFDAYTSEMRAARKAGIITGLPDAYGRGRIIGDYRRVALYGVDFLIRNKKGELNALEVDVIDEDVIRLREELSEQIRALQELKQLGEMHGFDISLPATTAKEAFQWLYFGYLAAIKEQNGAAMSLGRVSSFLDIYIERDLQEGLLTEEQAQELVDHFVMKLRIVKFLRTPDYNELFSGDPTWVTESIGGMSVNGETRVTKNSFRFLHTLNNLGPAPEPNLTVLWSTKLPEAFKQYCTKVSIETSSIQYENDDLMRPIYGDDYGIACCVSAMKIGKQMQFFGARANLAKALLYAINGGRDEKSGAQVGPEYPAITSEVLDYNEVMKRFKPMMEWLAKLYMNSLNVIHYMHDKYSYERIEMALHDRDIVRTMACGIAGLSVAADSLSAIKYAKVKPIRNEQGIAIDFEIEGDFPCYGNNEDSVDSIAVELVESFMGMIRKHKAYRNAIPTQSVLTITSNVVYGKKTGTTPDGRKAGEPFAPGANPMHGRDKKGALASLGSVAKLPYEHSLDGISNTFSIVPKALGKEENTRKSNLTAMLDGYFGQGAHHLNVNVFDRQQLIDAMDHPENYPQLTVRVSGYAVNFIKLTREQQLDVINRTFHGSM is encoded by the coding sequence ATGTCGGTGATTGAAAAAGATGTCAAACAACAAACAGGCTGGAGAAACTTTACCAAAGGAACATGGACCAAATCCGTCGATGTGAATGATTTTCTGACTCACAACCTGTCACCTTATTACGGTGACGAAGCATTCCTTACAGGGGCAACCCAGAATACAAAAGAATTATGGGATATTGTATCTGATCTGACCAAAAAAGAACGTGATAACGGCGGCGTCCTTGACGTTGATGTGAACACACCAGCTACAATCGTTTCACACCAACCAGGATATCTGGATCAAACCAAAGAGCAGATTGTCGGCGTTCAAACGGATGCCCCATTCAAACGTTCCATTCAACCAACAGGCGGAATCCGCATGATGATTGATGCATGTGAAGCATACGGCTTTGAATTGCCTCAAGGCGTCATTGATATATTTACAAATATTCGTAAAACACATAACCAGGGTGTGTTCGATGCTTATACTTCCGAGATGCGTGCAGCTCGTAAAGCGGGAATCATTACAGGTCTGCCAGATGCGTATGGCCGTGGCCGGATCATCGGTGACTATCGTCGGGTAGCTCTCTATGGCGTAGACTTCCTGATTCGGAATAAAAAAGGCGAACTGAATGCACTCGAAGTTGATGTGATAGATGAAGATGTCATTCGTCTGCGTGAAGAACTGTCCGAACAGATTCGTGCATTGCAAGAATTGAAACAATTGGGCGAAATGCACGGTTTCGACATTTCCTTGCCAGCCACAACCGCAAAAGAAGCGTTCCAATGGCTCTACTTCGGTTACCTGGCTGCGATCAAAGAGCAAAACGGTGCGGCGATGTCGCTCGGACGTGTCTCTTCTTTCCTGGATATTTACATCGAACGTGATTTGCAAGAAGGCTTGCTCACGGAGGAACAGGCTCAGGAGTTGGTTGACCATTTTGTCATGAAACTGCGGATCGTCAAGTTCCTGCGTACGCCGGATTATAACGAGTTGTTCAGTGGAGACCCAACATGGGTAACCGAATCCATTGGTGGTATGTCCGTTAACGGTGAAACCCGTGTTACGAAAAACAGCTTCCGTTTCCTGCACACCCTGAACAATCTTGGTCCTGCACCAGAACCAAACTTGACTGTGCTCTGGTCCACCAAGCTTCCGGAAGCGTTCAAACAATACTGTACGAAAGTATCCATTGAAACGAGCTCGATCCAGTATGAAAATGACGATCTGATGCGTCCAATCTATGGAGACGATTATGGTATTGCCTGCTGCGTATCCGCCATGAAGATCGGAAAACAAATGCAGTTCTTCGGTGCACGTGCCAATCTCGCCAAAGCATTGCTGTATGCAATCAACGGTGGTCGTGACGAGAAATCGGGGGCTCAAGTGGGTCCTGAATATCCGGCAATTACAAGCGAAGTACTGGATTACAATGAGGTCATGAAACGTTTCAAACCGATGATGGAGTGGCTTGCCAAACTGTATATGAACTCGCTCAACGTCATTCACTACATGCATGACAAATACAGCTATGAGCGTATTGAAATGGCACTGCATGACCGCGATATCGTACGTACGATGGCTTGTGGTATTGCCGGTCTCTCGGTTGCAGCAGACTCTCTGAGTGCAATCAAGTATGCTAAAGTCAAACCAATCCGCAACGAACAAGGCATCGCGATTGATTTTGAAATTGAAGGCGACTTCCCTTGTTACGGTAACAATGAAGACAGTGTCGACAGCATCGCGGTTGAACTCGTGGAAAGCTTCATGGGCATGATTCGCAAACACAAAGCATATCGTAATGCGATTCCAACGCAATCTGTACTGACCATCACATCCAATGTTGTGTACGGCAAGAAAACAGGTACAACACCGGATGGACGTAAAGCAGGCGAACCATTTGCACCAGGAGCGAACCCAATGCATGGTCGTGACAAAAAAGGTGCGCTGGCATCTCTGGGTTCTGTAGCCAAATTGCCATATGAACACAGTCTTGATGGTATTTCCAATACCTTCTCCATCGTGCCAAAAGCACTAGGTAAAGAGGAGAATACACGTAAATCCAATTTGACTGCGATGCTGGATGGATACTTTGGTCAAGGTGCACACCATCTGAACGTAAACGTATTTGATCGTCAGCAGCTGATTGATGCGATGGATCACCCGGAAAACTATCCGCAACTAACAGTACGGGTATCCGGTTACGCGGTTAACTTCATCAAGCTGACACGTGAGCAGCAGCTCGATGTCATCAACCGGACGTTCCATGGTTCCATGTAA
- the adhE gene encoding bifunctional acetaldehyde-CoA/alcohol dehydrogenase produces MAVKNEVAPVKEPTAGQYIQTLIDKANKAHAAFMSMDQKQIDRIVQAMALAGLDKHMMLAKMAVEETGRGVYEDKITKNIFATEYVYHSIKYDKTVGVIEDNEYESFQKIAEPVGIIMGITPVTNPTSTTMFKALISIKTRNPIIFGFHPSAQNCSREAAKILRDAAVKHGAPADCIQWIDDPSMDRTNALMNHNDVALILATGGSGMVRAAYSCGKPALGVGPGNVPCFIEKSADINQAVTDLILSKSFDNGMICASEQAVIIEEPIFDQVKKKMIANGCYFVNKDEAAKLTAGAINAEKCAVNPAIVGQSAVTIAQMCGIEVPAGTKILVAEIEGVGTKFPLSAEKLSPVLACYKVKTAADGIERAAEVVAFGGMGHSSVIHSTNEEVINKFADRLQTGRIIVNSPSTHGAIGDIYNTNMPSLTLGCGSYGRNSTSSNVTAVNLINVKRVARRTVNMQWFKVPNKVYFEKGATQYLAKMPDITRVAIITDAMMVKLGYVEKVEHYLRQRQMPVAIEVFSDVEPDPSTTTVDRGTEMMRRFQPDCIIALGGGSPMDAAKAMWLFYEYPDTDFNDLKQKFMDIRKRIYKYPRLGVKAKFVAIPTTSGTGSEVTSFAVITDKNQGNTKYPLADYELTPDVAIVDPEFVYSLPKTAVADTGMDVLTHAIEAYVSVMANDYTDGLAIKAIQLVFQYLEQSALQGDKLAREKMHNASTIAGMAFANAFLGINHSLAHKWGGQYHTAHGRTNAILMPHVIRYNAKKPTKFASFPKYSHFVADERYAEIARILGLPARTTEEGVTSLINAIRKLNKTLGIEESFQEIGFDAKDFEAHVDYLADRAFEDQCTTANPKMPLVTELADVYRNAFYGKFE; encoded by the coding sequence ATGGCTGTAAAGAACGAAGTCGCCCCAGTAAAAGAACCGACAGCAGGTCAGTATATTCAAACGTTAATTGACAAAGCGAATAAAGCACACGCTGCTTTCATGTCCATGGATCAGAAACAGATTGACCGGATCGTGCAAGCGATGGCGCTGGCAGGTCTAGACAAACATATGATGCTCGCCAAAATGGCCGTGGAAGAAACAGGCCGGGGTGTGTATGAGGATAAAATCACCAAAAATATATTTGCAACAGAATATGTGTATCATAGCATCAAATATGACAAAACAGTAGGGGTTATTGAAGATAACGAATACGAAAGCTTCCAGAAAATTGCGGAGCCTGTCGGCATCATCATGGGGATTACCCCGGTAACCAATCCGACATCCACCACGATGTTCAAAGCATTGATCTCCATCAAAACACGAAATCCGATCATCTTCGGTTTCCACCCATCTGCACAGAACTGCAGCCGCGAAGCTGCCAAAATCCTGCGTGATGCAGCAGTGAAGCATGGCGCTCCAGCGGATTGCATTCAGTGGATCGATGATCCTTCTATGGATCGTACAAACGCCTTGATGAATCATAACGACGTGGCGCTCATTCTGGCGACAGGCGGATCAGGCATGGTGAGAGCTGCATACAGCTGTGGTAAACCGGCACTGGGCGTAGGGCCAGGGAACGTACCTTGCTTTATTGAGAAAAGTGCAGATATCAACCAAGCAGTAACGGATCTGATTTTGTCCAAATCGTTCGATAACGGCATGATCTGTGCTTCCGAGCAAGCAGTCATTATCGAAGAGCCGATCTTCGATCAGGTGAAAAAGAAAATGATTGCGAATGGCTGTTACTTCGTTAACAAGGATGAGGCAGCAAAACTGACCGCAGGAGCGATTAACGCTGAAAAATGTGCGGTTAACCCTGCCATTGTTGGTCAATCCGCAGTCACTATCGCACAAATGTGTGGTATTGAAGTTCCAGCAGGCACCAAAATTCTCGTAGCCGAGATTGAAGGGGTAGGTACGAAGTTCCCATTGTCCGCTGAGAAACTAAGTCCGGTACTGGCTTGTTACAAAGTGAAAACGGCGGCTGATGGAATTGAGCGTGCAGCAGAAGTGGTTGCTTTTGGCGGCATGGGTCACTCCTCGGTTATTCATTCGACGAACGAAGAAGTGATTAACAAATTCGCAGATCGTCTGCAAACCGGACGGATTATCGTGAATTCTCCTTCCACACACGGCGCCATCGGTGACATCTACAATACCAACATGCCGTCACTGACACTGGGCTGCGGATCGTATGGACGTAACTCGACTTCTTCGAACGTAACGGCTGTGAATTTAATCAACGTGAAAAGGGTGGCTCGCCGTACCGTGAATATGCAGTGGTTCAAAGTGCCGAACAAAGTCTACTTCGAAAAAGGTGCAACACAGTATCTTGCCAAAATGCCGGACATCACTCGTGTAGCCATTATTACGGATGCCATGATGGTCAAACTCGGTTATGTAGAAAAAGTAGAGCACTATCTGCGTCAACGTCAAATGCCGGTAGCTATTGAAGTGTTCTCTGACGTAGAACCCGATCCATCGACAACAACAGTAGACCGTGGTACGGAAATGATGCGCCGCTTCCAACCAGACTGCATTATCGCACTCGGCGGGGGATCACCGATGGATGCCGCCAAAGCGATGTGGTTGTTCTACGAATATCCGGACACAGACTTTAACGACTTGAAGCAAAAATTCATGGATATTCGCAAACGGATCTACAAATATCCGCGTCTCGGTGTAAAAGCGAAATTCGTAGCGATCCCGACAACTTCGGGCACAGGTTCGGAAGTAACATCGTTCGCAGTTATTACAGATAAAAATCAAGGCAATACGAAATATCCACTGGCAGACTACGAGTTGACACCAGACGTGGCGATCGTGGACCCGGAATTTGTATACTCTCTGCCGAAAACCGCTGTCGCGGACACAGGTATGGACGTACTGACTCACGCCATTGAAGCATATGTATCCGTCATGGCAAATGACTACACAGATGGTCTGGCGATTAAAGCCATCCAACTGGTGTTCCAATACCTGGAGCAATCGGCGTTACAAGGTGACAAACTGGCACGTGAGAAAATGCATAATGCTTCGACGATTGCCGGTATGGCTTTTGCCAATGCATTCCTGGGCATTAACCACAGTTTGGCACACAAATGGGGCGGTCAGTACCATACAGCACATGGACGTACCAATGCGATCCTGATGCCACACGTCATTCGCTATAATGCGAAAAAACCGACCAAATTTGCATCGTTCCCGAAATATTCGCACTTTGTGGCAGATGAGCGTTATGCAGAAATTGCCCGCATTCTCGGATTGCCTGCACGTACGACAGAAGAAGGGGTTACCAGCCTCATCAATGCCATTCGCAAACTGAACAAAACATTAGGTATTGAAGAGTCGTTCCAGGAAATCGGATTTGATGCCAAAGACTTTGAAGCACATGTGGATTATCTGGCAGACCGTGCCTTCGAAGATCAATGTACAACAGCCAATCCAAAAATGCCGCTGGTGACTGAACTGGCAGATGTATACCGCAATGCTTTCTACGGAAAGTTTGAATAA
- a CDS encoding Crp/Fnr family transcriptional regulator: MREQLSVLEKRGNTNCFSEANFNHLLVTMKDRTYPEGTHLYWEGDVSDKLYYMKRGRAQITKSTDEGKELIMYMYQSGDMIGQADPFFGSKHSFSAEVLEDSEIGVLEHKDLEMLICQHCDFAIDFMKWMGIHHRLTQTKFRDLMLYGKPGALCSTLIRLSNSYGEPHGEHVMIHKKITHTDLSNMIGATRESVNRMLSDLRKKDAIEYDNGMIVIKDLSMLQGICHCELCPNEICRI, encoded by the coding sequence ATGAGAGAACAACTGAGTGTACTGGAAAAACGCGGCAATACCAACTGTTTCTCGGAAGCGAATTTCAACCATCTGCTCGTAACGATGAAGGACAGAACCTATCCGGAAGGAACCCATCTGTATTGGGAGGGAGATGTCTCTGACAAACTTTATTATATGAAACGGGGCCGTGCCCAGATCACCAAATCCACGGATGAAGGCAAGGAACTGATCATGTATATGTATCAATCCGGTGATATGATTGGTCAGGCCGACCCGTTCTTCGGGTCCAAACACAGCTTTTCAGCGGAAGTGCTGGAGGATAGTGAGATCGGAGTACTGGAGCACAAAGACCTGGAAATGCTAATCTGCCAGCATTGTGACTTTGCCATCGATTTCATGAAATGGATGGGCATCCATCACCGGTTAACCCAAACCAAATTCCGTGATCTGATGTTATACGGTAAACCGGGCGCACTTTGCTCCACGCTAATTCGATTGTCCAATTCCTACGGCGAACCCCATGGAGAGCATGTCATGATTCATAAAAAAATAACACACACGGATCTGTCCAATATGATTGGAGCGACCCGTGAAAGTGTCAACCGTATGTTAAGCGATTTGCGCAAAAAAGATGCGATAGAATATGACAACGGCATGATTGTCATCAAAGATCTGAGCATGCTGCAAGGCATCTGCCACTGCGAATTATGCCCTAACGAAATTTGCCGCATCTGA
- a CDS encoding winged helix-turn-helix transcriptional regulator, giving the protein MCPRFETAFSFLGKRWNGLIIQTLMSGSKRFKDISNLIPSMSDKMLSERMKDLESEGILIRHVYPETPVRIEYELTEKGKALQPVMNQIQDWAEQWVD; this is encoded by the coding sequence ATGTGTCCGCGTTTTGAGACGGCGTTTTCTTTTCTGGGCAAGCGCTGGAACGGTCTGATTATTCAAACGTTGATGAGTGGTTCGAAGCGATTCAAGGATATCTCCAATCTGATTCCATCGATGAGTGACAAGATGCTGTCGGAACGGATGAAGGATCTGGAAAGTGAAGGAATTCTGATCCGCCATGTGTATCCCGAGACGCCAGTTCGTATCGAATATGAGCTGACTGAGAAGGGCAAGGCGCTACAGCCAGTCATGAACCAGATTCAAGACTGGGCAGAGCAGTGGGTTGATTAA
- a CDS encoding ThuA domain-containing protein encodes MINVTIWNEFVHEKIHDEVREVYPDGLHRALADGLGGEGFAIRTATLDQPEHGLSDEVLNSTDVLIWWGHMAHDRVSDEISQKVAQRVLNGMGLIVLHSGHFSKPFKALMGTSCDLKWRVADEQEIVWCVNPSHPIAEGIEGKIILEKEEMYGEFFDIPVPDELVFVSNFQGGEVFRSGCTFRRGEGKIFYFRPGHETYPTYYNPDILKVISNAVKWAYPARSYKPEFGRSEPVRPFGGVLV; translated from the coding sequence ATGATTAACGTCACCATTTGGAATGAATTTGTCCATGAGAAGATTCATGATGAAGTAAGAGAAGTTTACCCGGACGGTCTGCACCGTGCGTTGGCAGACGGACTGGGAGGCGAAGGTTTTGCCATCCGTACTGCAACACTGGATCAGCCTGAGCATGGATTAAGTGATGAGGTGCTGAATTCCACGGATGTGCTCATATGGTGGGGACATATGGCACATGATCGGGTAAGCGACGAGATCTCACAAAAGGTTGCACAGCGCGTTCTGAATGGCATGGGATTGATCGTGCTTCATTCCGGTCACTTCTCCAAACCGTTCAAGGCACTGATGGGCACCAGCTGTGATCTGAAATGGCGTGTAGCCGATGAGCAGGAAATTGTCTGGTGTGTAAATCCGTCCCATCCGATTGCAGAAGGAATCGAGGGTAAGATCATACTGGAAAAAGAAGAAATGTACGGGGAATTCTTCGACATTCCAGTACCGGATGAGCTGGTGTTTGTCAGCAACTTCCAAGGTGGAGAGGTATTCCGCAGCGGATGCACATTCCGTCGTGGGGAAGGCAAAATCTTTTATTTCCGTCCAGGTCATGAGACGTATCCGACATATTACAATCCGGACATATTAAAAGTAATCAGCAATGCAGTGAAGTGGGCTTATCCAGCCCGCAGCTACAAGCCGGAATTCGGCAGAAGCGAACCTGTAAGACCATTTGGTGGCGTGCTGGTCTAA